Proteins from one Sphingopyxis terrae subsp. terrae NBRC 15098 genomic window:
- the lspA gene encoding signal peptidase II, which produces MSTRSPHLRFGLIVAAVAFCLDQLVKWVVVVPLSLETQPYGQIELLPVFNLTWAENCGISLSMFAKCNDTTRWTLVAVTAIVAAAVALWMTREKARGDVIALAMILGGALGNIIDRVRFGYVVDFADLHFGAFRPFMIFNVADACITLGVLLLVARALLFGEKTPTAADQAAKE; this is translated from the coding sequence ATGAGCACGCGTTCTCCCCACCTGCGCTTCGGCCTGATCGTCGCCGCGGTCGCCTTTTGCCTCGATCAGCTCGTCAAATGGGTGGTGGTCGTGCCGCTGTCGCTCGAAACCCAGCCCTATGGGCAGATCGAGCTGCTACCGGTCTTCAACCTGACCTGGGCAGAAAATTGCGGCATTTCGCTGTCAATGTTCGCCAAGTGCAACGATACGACGCGCTGGACGCTCGTCGCGGTGACCGCCATCGTCGCGGCGGCGGTCGCGCTGTGGATGACGCGCGAAAAGGCGCGCGGCGACGTCATCGCGCTCGCGATGATCCTCGGCGGCGCGCTCGGCAATATCATCGATCGCGTGCGTTTCGGCTATGTCGTCGATTTCGCCGATCTGCATTTCGGGGCCTTCCGCCCCTTCATGATCTTCAACGTCGCCGACGCCTGCATCACGCTCGGCGTGCTTTTGCTGGTTGCGCGCGCGCTGCTCTTCGGCGAAAAGACCCCCACGGCCGCCGACCAGGCGGCGAAAGAGTAA
- a CDS encoding STM3941 family protein yields MSGAAASGEVFEAYYSIPRLLLALAGALAFVAAALLMANTGFVSGSWLVAGAAIAGIAFFGFVAAIIVRRLFDRRVQLRIDAKGIMVREWSDQVIAHRSIRRASDMGQFVGLFLHKPEKYPTTNPMRRFLLRVGGELQRSAGDIYIVKYQYDRRAEAIFDALDRMRPRTAFEEEVERRVAKARASS; encoded by the coding sequence TTGAGCGGCGCGGCGGCCTCTGGCGAGGTCTTCGAAGCATATTATTCGATTCCGCGGCTGCTGCTGGCGCTGGCCGGCGCTTTGGCCTTTGTTGCGGCGGCGCTGTTGATGGCAAACACCGGGTTCGTGTCGGGTTCATGGCTGGTCGCGGGGGCGGCGATCGCCGGCATCGCTTTTTTCGGCTTTGTCGCCGCGATTATCGTCCGCCGCCTGTTCGACCGGCGCGTCCAGCTTCGCATCGATGCCAAGGGAATCATGGTGCGCGAATGGTCGGATCAGGTGATCGCGCATCGTTCGATCCGGCGCGCGAGCGACATGGGACAGTTCGTGGGGCTCTTCCTGCACAAGCCCGAAAAATATCCGACGACCAATCCGATGCGGCGCTTTCTGCTGCGCGTCGGGGGCGAATTGCAACGATCGGCGGGCGATATCTATATCGTGAAATATCAGTATGACCGCCGCGCGGAGGCGATTTTTGACGCGCTCGACCGGATGCGGCCACGCACGGCATTCGAAGAAGAGGTTGAGCGTCGGGTGGCTAAAGCGCGCGCGTCGAGCTGA
- a CDS encoding glutathione S-transferase family protein: MTMICLYGSPLSGNAHKVRMALAFLGLAYEEETVDAERRQGDAFRALNPMAQIPVYAEGDFVLRDSQAILAYLAARHRPGDWDGHTAEERGAIAVWLSHAANEIFNGPALLRAEKLFGWTIDRSRARAVAMRILPVVDAHLAARTWLVGDRLTIADIAASPYLALAPDGGIDLDDWPHIRDWTRRIAALPGFPAMPGWPATNEWVREAAQ; the protein is encoded by the coding sequence ATGACAATGATCTGCCTCTATGGTTCGCCTCTGTCGGGCAATGCACACAAGGTGCGCATGGCGCTCGCCTTCCTCGGACTCGCCTATGAAGAAGAGACGGTCGACGCCGAGCGGCGGCAGGGCGATGCCTTTCGCGCGCTCAATCCGATGGCGCAGATACCCGTCTATGCCGAAGGCGATTTCGTCCTGCGCGACAGCCAGGCGATCCTTGCCTATCTCGCCGCCCGCCACCGGCCCGGGGACTGGGACGGCCACACGGCGGAAGAGCGCGGCGCGATTGCCGTCTGGCTGTCGCACGCCGCCAATGAAATCTTCAACGGCCCCGCGCTGCTGCGCGCCGAAAAGCTGTTCGGCTGGACGATCGACCGGTCGCGCGCGCGCGCCGTGGCGATGCGTATCCTCCCGGTCGTCGATGCGCATCTGGCCGCGCGCACCTGGCTTGTCGGCGACCGGCTGACGATCGCCGACATCGCCGCAAGCCCCTATCTGGCGCTCGCGCCCGACGGCGGCATCGACCTCGACGACTGGCCCCATATCCGCGACTGGACGCGCCGCATCGCTGCGCTACCGGGCTTTCCCGCCATGCCCGGATGGCCCGCCACGAACGAATGGGTGCGGGAGGCAGCACAATGA
- a CDS encoding flavin-containing monooxygenase gives MTTTTARAAAREATTAKDANHVDVLIVGAGISGIGSAYHLQHQCPGKSYAILEMKDTFGGTWETHKYPGVRSDSDLYTFGYRFKPWVGAPIASADEILKYMGEVIDENGIGDHIHYGHRITACRWSSEQNCWTVEAVRKADGAAVVFTANFLWMCQGYYDHEKPYIPDWPGLSDYKGQFVHAQLWDPATDYAGKRILVIGSGATAATIVPAFAEKAAHVTMLQRSPTYFFCSENKNELADRLREVGIDEPTVHRVVRAQIMHDQDLMTRRCQTEPDQVFEELKELIRAFSGDPDFSFEPHFTPKYRPWQQRLAFCPEGDIFRAATAGKLTVVTDTIDSFTETGVRTADGTEIEADIIVAATGFNLSVMGGIPFEVDGKPVDWADTVTYRGMMMTGVPNMAWVMGYFRASWTLRVDMMGDFVCNLLNHMDDIGAKKVEVVLRPQDEGMAIMPWIEADNFNPGYLMRGLDAMPRRGDKPEWRHNQDYWAEKDAFPLIDLRSDEFRYA, from the coding sequence ATGACGACCACGACGGCGCGCGCCGCGGCGCGCGAAGCCACCACTGCCAAGGATGCCAATCATGTCGACGTGCTGATCGTCGGCGCGGGGATTTCGGGCATCGGTTCGGCCTATCATCTCCAGCATCAGTGCCCCGGCAAAAGCTATGCGATCCTCGAGATGAAGGACACGTTCGGCGGCACTTGGGAAACGCACAAATATCCCGGCGTCCGCTCCGATTCGGATCTCTACACCTTCGGCTATCGCTTCAAGCCCTGGGTCGGCGCGCCGATCGCCAGCGCCGATGAAATCCTGAAATATATGGGCGAGGTGATCGACGAAAACGGCATCGGCGACCATATTCATTACGGCCACCGCATCACCGCCTGCCGCTGGTCGAGCGAGCAGAACTGCTGGACGGTCGAGGCGGTGCGCAAGGCCGATGGCGCCGCCGTCGTCTTCACCGCCAATTTCCTGTGGATGTGCCAGGGCTATTACGACCATGAGAAGCCCTACATCCCCGACTGGCCGGGCCTTTCGGACTATAAGGGCCAGTTCGTCCACGCCCAGCTCTGGGATCCCGCGACCGACTATGCGGGCAAGCGCATCCTCGTCATCGGATCGGGCGCGACCGCCGCGACGATCGTCCCCGCCTTTGCCGAGAAGGCGGCGCATGTAACGATGCTCCAGCGCTCGCCGACCTATTTTTTCTGCTCCGAAAACAAGAACGAACTTGCCGACCGGCTGCGCGAGGTCGGGATCGACGAACCTACGGTCCACCGCGTCGTGCGCGCGCAGATCATGCACGATCAGGATCTGATGACGCGCCGCTGCCAGACCGAACCCGATCAGGTGTTCGAAGAGCTTAAAGAGCTGATCCGCGCCTTTTCGGGCGATCCGGATTTTTCGTTCGAACCGCATTTCACCCCGAAATACCGCCCCTGGCAGCAGCGGCTCGCCTTCTGCCCCGAAGGCGACATCTTCCGTGCCGCGACGGCGGGCAAGCTGACCGTCGTCACCGACACGATCGACAGCTTCACCGAAACGGGCGTCCGCACCGCGGACGGAACCGAGATCGAGGCCGATATCATCGTCGCCGCAACGGGCTTCAACCTCTCGGTCATGGGCGGTATCCCGTTCGAGGTCGACGGCAAGCCCGTCGATTGGGCCGACACCGTCACCTACCGCGGCATGATGATGACCGGCGTTCCCAACATGGCGTGGGTGATGGGCTATTTCCGCGCGAGCTGGACGCTGCGCGTCGACATGATGGGCGATTTCGTCTGCAATCTGCTCAACCACATGGACGATATCGGCGCAAAGAAGGTCGAGGTCGTGCTGCGCCCGCAGGACGAGGGGATGGCGATCATGCCGTGGATCGAGGCGGACAATTTCAATCCCGGCTATCTGATGCGCGGGCTCGATGCGATGCCGCGGCGCGGCGACAAGCCCGAATGGCGGCACAATCAGGATTACTGGGCCGAAAAGGATGCGTTCCCGCTCATCGACCTGCGCAGCGACGAATTCCGCTACGCCTGA
- a CDS encoding DUF3035 domain-containing protein translates to MNRTKAILAASIVAMTLSACGSNSLFSRQRPDEMAVSRQAPLVVPPDFSLTPPAPGAARPGNETTAEQTLRALFGGESPRSPAEDAIIGSADGARADPGIRSQVGSPDTQVVDKGLVTRDIIAAPQGDGREASASIPGA, encoded by the coding sequence GTGAACCGGACCAAAGCCATCCTTGCCGCCTCGATCGTCGCGATGACGCTGTCGGCCTGCGGATCGAACAGCCTGTTCAGCCGCCAGCGCCCCGACGAAATGGCGGTGTCGCGGCAGGCGCCGCTCGTCGTTCCGCCCGATTTCTCGCTGACCCCGCCCGCCCCCGGCGCGGCGCGGCCCGGCAACGAAACCACCGCCGAACAGACGCTGCGCGCGCTCTTCGGCGGCGAATCGCCGCGCAGCCCGGCCGAAGACGCGATCATCGGCAGCGCCGACGGCGCGCGCGCCGACCCCGGCATCCGCAGCCAGGTCGGCAGCCCCGACACGCAGGTCGTCGACAAGGGCCTCGTCACCCGCGACATCATCGCCGCGCCGCAGGGCGACGGCCGCGAAGCCAGCGCGTCGATCCCCGGCGCCTGA
- a CDS encoding pyridoxamine 5'-phosphate oxidase family protein, whose product MAQHYLRTLFTDAARRLQARHGSRASYARMEADSDGSDTLTARELDFIAARDSFYLGSITADGWPYIQHRGGPPGFLRPLGGNRLGFADFTGNRQFISTANLAENPRVSLFLMDYPNRRRLKLIGEGRIVEIAEDPALVTSLMPEGYRATPERGFVIDVAGFDWNCPQHITPRFTEAEISAAVRPMAAELNQLRAQVDALRAAQKGE is encoded by the coding sequence ATGGCGCAACATTATCTCCGCACTTTGTTCACCGACGCGGCGCGGCGCCTGCAGGCGCGGCACGGATCGCGCGCCAGCTACGCACGGATGGAGGCCGACAGCGACGGCAGCGACACGCTGACCGCCCGCGAACTCGACTTCATTGCCGCCCGCGACAGCTTCTATCTGGGCAGCATAACCGCCGACGGCTGGCCCTATATCCAGCACCGCGGTGGCCCGCCCGGCTTCCTGCGCCCGCTCGGCGGCAACCGCCTCGGCTTCGCCGACTTTACGGGCAACCGCCAATTTATCAGCACCGCCAATCTCGCTGAAAATCCGCGCGTCTCGCTGTTCCTGATGGACTATCCCAACCGCCGGCGGCTCAAACTGATCGGCGAGGGGCGGATCGTCGAGATCGCCGAAGATCCCGCGCTCGTGACCTCGCTGATGCCCGAAGGCTACCGCGCAACCCCCGAGCGCGGCTTCGTGATCGACGTCGCGGGTTTCGACTGGAACTGCCCCCAGCACATAACGCCGCGCTTCACCGAAGCCGAAATCTCCGCCGCCGTCCGTCCGATGGCTGCCGAGCTCAACCAGCTGCGCGCGCAGGTCGACGCATTGCGCGCGGCCCAGAAGGGAGAATGA
- a CDS encoding nuclear transport factor 2 family protein: protein MTGTRAPLPPFDAASAAHKVRLAEDGWNSRDPARVALAYTPDSVWRNRDIFLAGRDAIIDFLSAKWQREQDYRLIKTLWAFTDNRIAVRFAYEWHDHDGQWWRSYGNENWEFAVDGQMARRIASINDLAIAESARLLHWDRGDTGRRPDNHPGLDELGL, encoded by the coding sequence ATGACCGGCACCCGCGCGCCGCTGCCGCCATTCGACGCTGCAAGCGCAGCGCACAAGGTCCGGCTGGCCGAGGATGGATGGAACAGCCGCGACCCCGCGCGCGTCGCGCTCGCCTATACGCCGGACAGCGTCTGGCGGAACCGCGACATCTTTCTTGCCGGGCGCGACGCCATCATCGACTTCCTCTCCGCCAAATGGCAGCGCGAGCAGGATTACCGCCTGATCAAGACGCTGTGGGCCTTCACCGACAACCGGATCGCGGTGCGCTTCGCCTATGAATGGCACGACCATGACGGCCAATGGTGGCGGTCCTACGGCAATGAAAATTGGGAATTTGCAGTGGACGGCCAGATGGCGCGGCGCATCGCGAGCATCAACGACCTCGCCATTGCCGAGTCGGCGCGCTTGCTCCATTGGGATCGCGGCGACACGGGCCGCCGCCCTGACAATCACCCCGGCCTCGACGAACTGGGGCTCTAG
- a CDS encoding DMT family transporter, with protein sequence MSANPAPTFASIMFLTGVGIPILAALNGGLGGRLGSPMAASVILFGLALLVALTGAVATGALGDIRFSADIPFHFYFGGLFVAFYVISVTFIAPRFGVGNAIFFVLVGQLTSAAIIDHFGLFGAQRFPVDTARLAGIALMVAGVWLARRTG encoded by the coding sequence ATGAGCGCAAACCCCGCCCCAACCTTTGCCTCGATCATGTTCCTCACCGGGGTCGGCATCCCGATCCTCGCCGCGCTCAACGGCGGGCTCGGCGGACGGCTTGGCAGCCCGATGGCGGCATCGGTCATCCTCTTCGGGCTTGCACTGCTCGTTGCGCTTACCGGGGCTGTCGCGACCGGCGCGCTCGGCGACATCCGCTTTTCCGCCGACATTCCCTTTCATTTCTATTTCGGCGGGCTGTTCGTTGCTTTCTACGTGATCTCCGTGACTTTCATCGCGCCGCGCTTCGGGGTCGGCAATGCGATCTTCTTCGTGCTGGTGGGACAGCTGACGAGCGCCGCGATCATCGATCATTTCGGCCTGTTCGGCGCCCAGCGCTTTCCGGTCGACACCGCGCGGCTCGCCGGAATTGCGCTGATGGTCGCAGGGGTCTGGCTGGCACGCCGCACCGGCTGA
- a CDS encoding LysR substrate-binding domain-containing protein, which produces MDRLLTLEMFVAVAGEGGFAAAARKIGSSPPAVTRGIAALEERLGTSLFHRSTRAVALTDEGAVFLGQARRILADLAGAERALRGGEAEPRGQLYLTAPVMFGRLHVLPVVGDLLARHDALAVRMMLIDRNVRIVEEGIDIALRIGPLADSSLKAVRIGAVRQMLVASPGYLARRGAPATIDALADHDLIISTGPRAAGEWSFAERRWRVEPRPRLVVNTVDAAMAAAEAGIGIANLLSYQVMDGVDGGRLIALLNAKQPPPLPVHLVFEQSRAGLPAVRLLIEAMRRRMRSAGLG; this is translated from the coding sequence ATGGACCGGCTGCTGACTCTTGAGATGTTCGTGGCGGTGGCGGGCGAAGGCGGATTCGCTGCCGCCGCGCGCAAGATCGGCAGTTCGCCGCCCGCGGTGACGCGGGGCATTGCTGCGCTCGAGGAGCGGCTCGGCACGAGCCTTTTCCACCGCTCGACCCGCGCGGTCGCGCTGACCGACGAGGGCGCGGTCTTTCTGGGGCAGGCGCGGCGTATCCTGGCCGATCTTGCGGGGGCCGAGCGGGCGCTGCGCGGTGGCGAGGCCGAACCGCGCGGCCAACTCTACCTGACCGCGCCGGTGATGTTCGGGCGGCTGCATGTCCTGCCCGTGGTCGGCGACCTGCTCGCCCGGCATGATGCGCTGGCGGTGCGGATGATGCTGATCGACCGCAATGTCCGCATTGTCGAGGAGGGCATCGACATCGCGCTGCGTATCGGACCGCTTGCCGATTCGAGCCTGAAGGCGGTCCGCATCGGCGCGGTGCGGCAGATGTTGGTCGCGAGCCCCGGCTATCTGGCGCGGCGGGGCGCCCCCGCGACGATCGACGCGCTCGCCGACCATGATCTGATCATCTCGACCGGGCCGCGCGCGGCGGGCGAATGGAGTTTTGCCGAGCGTCGCTGGCGGGTCGAGCCGCGCCCGCGGCTGGTGGTGAACACCGTCGATGCGGCGATGGCGGCGGCCGAAGCGGGGATCGGAATCGCCAATCTGCTGAGTTATCAGGTGATGGACGGCGTCGATGGCGGGCGCCTGATCGCGCTGCTCAACGCCAAGCAGCCGCCGCCCTTGCCTGTCCATCTGGTCTTCGAACAGTCGCGCGCCGGCCTGCCCGCGGTCCGCCTTTTGATCGAGGCGATGCGGCGCCGGATGCGATCGGCGGGGCTGGGGTGA
- the dxs gene encoding 1-deoxy-D-xylulose-5-phosphate synthase, translating to MTDRPHTPLLDTVDVPADLRKLKPEQLRQFADELRAETISAVGTTGGHLGSGLGVVELTTALHYVFDTPRDKIVWDVGHQCYPHKIITGRRDRIRTLRQGGGLSGFTKRSESEYDPFGAAHSSTSISAALGFAVANKLKNEPGRAIAVIGDGSMSAGMAYEAMNNAKQAGNRLIVILNDNDMSIAPPVGGLSAYLARLVSSRPFVELREIARRFARKLPQPLHKAARKTDEFARGMAMGGTLFEELGFYYVGPIDGHNLDHLIPVLENVRDSDHGPVLIHAVTMKGKGYAPAEAAADKYHGVQKFDVITGEQAKAPPGPPAYQNVFGETLAKLADSDPRIVAITAAMPSGTGVDKFAKAHPDRSFDVGIAEQHAVTFAAGLAAQGMRPFAAIYSTFLQRAYDQVVHDVAIQNLPVRFAIDRAGLVGADGSTHAGSFDVTYLATLPNMVVMAAADEAELVHMTYTAAEYDDGPIAFRYPRGNGTGVPLPDTPEKLEIGKGRVVRAGKTVAIFSLGTRLAEALKAADTLEARGLSTSVIDLRFAKPLDEELIRKTLASHEVCVTIEEGAIGGLGAHVLTLASDAGLIDAGLKLRTMRLPDMFQDQDSPQAQYDAAGLNAPQIVDTVLKALRHNSAGVEEAGARA from the coding sequence ATGACCGACCGTCCGCATACGCCGCTGCTCGACACGGTGGATGTCCCCGCCGACCTCCGCAAGCTCAAGCCCGAACAGCTTCGCCAGTTCGCCGACGAACTGCGCGCTGAAACCATTTCCGCCGTGGGAACCACGGGCGGCCATCTGGGGTCGGGGCTGGGCGTCGTCGAACTTACCACCGCGCTGCATTATGTCTTCGACACGCCCCGCGACAAGATTGTGTGGGACGTCGGCCACCAATGCTATCCGCACAAGATCATCACCGGCCGCCGCGACCGGATCCGCACGCTGCGCCAGGGCGGCGGGCTGTCGGGCTTCACCAAGCGCAGCGAGAGCGAATATGACCCGTTCGGCGCCGCCCATTCGTCGACCTCGATCAGCGCCGCGCTGGGCTTTGCGGTCGCGAACAAGCTGAAGAACGAACCCGGCCGCGCGATCGCGGTGATCGGCGACGGGTCGATGTCGGCGGGCATGGCCTATGAGGCGATGAACAATGCCAAGCAGGCGGGCAATCGCCTGATCGTCATCCTGAACGACAATGACATGTCGATTGCGCCGCCGGTCGGGGGCCTGTCGGCCTATCTGGCGCGGCTGGTGTCGTCGCGGCCCTTCGTCGAGCTGCGCGAAATCGCGCGGCGCTTCGCCCGCAAGCTGCCGCAGCCGCTGCACAAGGCGGCGAGGAAGACCGACGAGTTTGCGCGCGGCATGGCGATGGGCGGAACGCTGTTCGAGGAACTGGGCTTTTATTATGTCGGCCCGATCGACGGCCATAATCTCGACCATCTGATCCCGGTGCTCGAGAATGTCCGCGACAGCGACCATGGCCCGGTGCTGATCCATGCGGTGACGATGAAGGGCAAGGGCTATGCCCCCGCCGAGGCCGCCGCCGACAAATATCATGGCGTCCAGAAATTCGATGTCATCACCGGCGAGCAGGCGAAGGCGCCGCCGGGGCCGCCCGCGTATCAGAATGTGTTCGGCGAAACGCTGGCCAAGCTCGCCGACAGCGACCCGCGCATCGTCGCGATCACCGCCGCGATGCCATCGGGCACCGGGGTCGACAAATTTGCGAAGGCGCATCCCGACCGGAGCTTCGACGTCGGCATCGCCGAACAGCATGCGGTGACGTTCGCGGCGGGGCTCGCGGCGCAGGGGATGCGGCCGTTCGCGGCGATCTATTCGACCTTCCTCCAGCGCGCCTATGACCAGGTCGTGCATGATGTTGCGATCCAGAATCTGCCGGTGCGTTTTGCGATCGACCGCGCCGGGCTGGTCGGTGCCGACGGATCGACCCATGCGGGATCGTTCGACGTCACCTATCTCGCAACGCTGCCCAATATGGTGGTGATGGCGGCTGCCGACGAGGCCGAGCTGGTCCACATGACCTATACCGCGGCCGAATATGACGACGGCCCGATCGCCTTTCGCTATCCGCGCGGCAATGGCACCGGCGTACCGCTGCCCGACACGCCCGAGAAGCTGGAGATCGGCAAAGGCCGCGTCGTGCGTGCCGGCAAAACGGTCGCGATCTTCTCGCTCGGCACCCGGCTTGCCGAGGCGCTGAAGGCCGCCGACACATTGGAAGCGCGCGGTCTGTCGACGAGCGTGATCGACCTGCGCTTCGCCAAGCCGCTCGACGAGGAGCTGATCCGCAAGACGCTGGCGAGCCACGAGGTGTGCGTGACGATCGAGGAGGGCGCGATCGGCGGGCTGGGCGCGCATGTGCTGACGCTGGCGAGCGACGCGGGGCTGATCGACGCAGGGCTGAAGCTGCGCACGATGCGGCTGCCCGACATGTTCCAGGACCAGGATTCGCCGCAGGCGCAATATGACGCCGCGGGGCTGAATGCGCCGCAGATCGTCGACACGGTGCTGAAAGCGCTGCGTCACAATAGCGCGGGGGTCGAGGAAGCGGGCGCACGGGCTTGA
- a CDS encoding glycosyltransferase family protein: MKADMVPDSGIAAGTVSRRDWTALLALALVLRLVAAWQESVLHPDEVFQYLEGAFRLLHGYSVVTWEYRDGMRGDLYPALLALPMRLGEWIAPDGSLTIWLPRMMMAILSLSIVAAAGAIGARVSRLHFWTAGLIAACWPDLVAFAPHPLTEQMAALLAAPAIALLWLPGRSARQLMIIGAAVGLAVVFRPHVAPALALGLLVHVWRAGPRSLWPLVAGGLVGLAIGAVSDVAGGHWPFEWLVHNVDRNIVDNVSARYGVSGPFQYAVDLLALWGLWTAPILVLAALGARRYPLLAVVAIANILVHSAIGHKEYRFIILSVTAIILLAGVGTGDAIAALRAQRGRQGWRVALVLGAGWIAAAAHVAPALHKWGARVVTPFSAAASDGLRADPGLCGMAVVGNRFFRVYGYARLQRRVPIFVQAPGDPHVDPAQFNAALVWKGHADALTPDFRATICSADGSQCLYERKGGCSAATSRAEINRYLADRGM, translated from the coding sequence ATGAAAGCAGATATGGTGCCCGATAGCGGCATCGCCGCGGGGACGGTGTCGCGGCGTGACTGGACGGCGTTGCTGGCGCTGGCGCTCGTGTTGCGGCTGGTCGCGGCGTGGCAGGAAAGCGTGCTGCACCCAGACGAGGTCTTCCAATATCTCGAAGGCGCGTTCCGCCTGCTCCACGGCTATTCGGTCGTGACCTGGGAGTATCGCGACGGGATGCGCGGCGATCTTTATCCCGCCTTGCTCGCGCTGCCGATGCGGCTCGGCGAATGGATCGCGCCCGACGGCAGCCTGACCATCTGGTTGCCGCGAATGATGATGGCGATATTGTCGCTGTCGATCGTCGCCGCAGCCGGGGCGATCGGGGCGCGGGTGTCGCGGCTGCATTTCTGGACCGCGGGACTGATCGCCGCATGCTGGCCTGACCTTGTTGCCTTTGCGCCGCATCCGCTGACCGAGCAGATGGCGGCCCTGCTCGCGGCACCAGCGATCGCGCTGCTTTGGCTACCAGGGCGCAGCGCACGACAGCTGATGATCATCGGCGCTGCCGTGGGCCTGGCGGTCGTGTTTCGGCCGCATGTCGCGCCCGCGCTGGCGCTGGGGCTGCTCGTGCACGTCTGGCGGGCCGGGCCGCGCAGTCTCTGGCCGCTTGTCGCCGGGGGTTTGGTCGGGCTGGCGATCGGCGCGGTCAGCGATGTTGCGGGGGGGCATTGGCCGTTCGAATGGTTGGTGCACAATGTCGATCGCAACATCGTCGATAATGTGTCGGCGCGTTACGGCGTGTCGGGACCATTCCAATATGCGGTCGATCTTCTGGCGCTGTGGGGCCTGTGGACCGCTCCAATCCTCGTGCTGGCGGCGCTCGGTGCGCGGCGCTATCCGCTGCTCGCGGTGGTTGCGATCGCCAATATCCTGGTCCACTCGGCGATCGGCCACAAGGAATATCGGTTTATCATCCTGTCGGTGACGGCGATCATATTGCTCGCGGGCGTCGGTACCGGCGATGCGATCGCTGCACTGCGCGCGCAGCGGGGGCGACAGGGGTGGCGGGTGGCGCTGGTGCTGGGCGCGGGCTGGATTGCCGCCGCGGCCCATGTTGCGCCCGCGCTGCATAAATGGGGCGCGCGGGTCGTAACGCCCTTCAGCGCCGCGGCCTCCGACGGGCTGCGCGCAGATCCGGGACTGTGCGGCATGGCGGTGGTCGGCAATCGCTTTTTCCGCGTCTATGGCTACGCGCGGCTGCAGCGGCGGGTGCCGATCTTCGTTCAGGCGCCGGGCGATCCGCACGTCGACCCCGCCCAGTTCAACGCCGCGCTGGTCTGGAAAGGACATGCGGACGCCCTGACCCCCGATTTTCGCGCGACGATCTGTTCTGCCGACGGCAGTCAATGCCTGTACGAGCGGAAGGGCGGTTGCAGCGCCGCGACCTCACGGGCAGAAATAAATCGCTATCTTGCCGATCGCGGGATGTAG